Part of the Natronogracilivirga saccharolytica genome is shown below.
TCATTTTGAAATGCCAGCTGTAAAATGATAGGTATAAAAATGCTCTCATACAAAGAAACCGGATCAGGCGGGATGAAAAGGTAGTTTCCAGGTAGTTTTCCTTTTTGAAAAGATAATGTTGCAGTGAAGTATCGTTGCAAAAGGAGGTTTCACGAGGAGGGTTCACATGGAGGGTGCAGGAAATCGCGATGATGCGGACAACTGGCGAACCGGAATAGTGATGAAGATACTTTCCCAATTTGTGATGAAAAGCCGAACGCGGTGGAAGCGGGGAGGGGAGCTGACGGGCAAAAAAAAAGCCGGATGTTGAAATCCGGCTTTTTTCATTACAAATAAAGAGTAATGGTATGCAGACTGCACGGCTGATGCCGTATAAATGGCACCGGCCAGTGACCGATGTTACATCTCTTGCTGCATCTCCATCTGGATCTCCTCATAGAGCCTCTGGAATTCCTGCTGAAGCCCGGGATCCGCCTGGATATCCATGTTTATCTCCTCATACTCATCTATACTGAGTCCTTCTTCTTCAAGAAGGTTTTCAAATCCTTCCATATCGGTCTGCGGATCAATCTGATCACGCTGGGCGATGACATTCACCCGGACGAAACTTTCAAGGTCTTCATCCGAAACGTCAACATCTGCTCCCATACCTTCCTGATCTGCCGGCATTTCCTGCTCGTCAGGCATAGGCTGCTCTTCGCCCGGAGGCGGCTGCTCTGTTTCACAGGCCGATACCAGAAATGCAATAAGTACGACACTTACTGAGAAAAATCTCAACATGATTGTACCTCAATTTTTTTATTAAAGTATAATTGAAGGCTTTTTGCCTTTATTTGAAGAACGTCATGCTGTTTCAGAAGATTTTCAGCACAATGCTTTTTTAACTTCTTTTGAAATATTAAAACATATTTCTGCAAAAAATGAAACAAGGAATGGCGGATTTTACAATTTCTAAAGCTGATCAAGCGCCTGGGCGACGTCATCGATAATATCGTCGATATGTTCCAGGCCGACGGATATCCGTACCAATCCGGGAGTTATGCCCACCGCCAACCGTTCTTCTTCGGTCAGTTTGGAATGCGTCGTGGACGCGGGATGGGTAACAATGGTGCGGGTGTCACCGAGATTGGATGAAAGTGACAGCATGCGAAGCTTGTCAATGAACAGGCGTGCGCCGGAGTAACCGCCTTCCGGATGAAACACCAGAACACCACCGCCCTGTGCCATCTGCTTTTTTGCAAGTTTGAATTGCGGATGAGAGGGGAGAAACGGGTATCTGACCCAGGAAACGTTTTCGTGTTTTTCAAGAAAGCCTGCAAGATGCAGGGCATTGGAACAGTGGCGGTCCATCCGCACGGCAAGCGTCTCCAGACTTTTCGACAAAACCCACGCATTGAACGGAGACATTGCCGGACCCGCGTGGCGCGCAAAAAAACGAAGCTTTTCTATGAGGTCTTCTCGTCCTACAATGATGCCGCCCAACGTCCGGCCCTGTCCGTCAATGAATTTTGTCGCAGAATGGATGATCAGGTCGGCGCCGTACTGCCCTGGTTGCTGCAGGTAAGGTGTCGCAAAGCAATTGTCCACATTCAGGATCAACTCATGCTTTTTTGACAAGTCCGTCGCTTTCTGCAGATCCAGTATGTCAAGACCGGGGTTCGAGGGCGTTTCGAGAAAGAACATCCGGGTTTCCGGGCGCAGGGCTGGTTCCCAGCTCCCCGGATCTGTGATATCAACGTAGGTATGGGTGATATTCCACCGCGGAAGCAATTCGGTCAGAATCTGATGGGTAGACCCGAATACAGACCGGCCCACCAGAATGTGATCCCCGCTGTCAAGCAGTCCGACCAGGCTGGAAAAAACAGCAGCCATGCCGGATGCCGTGGCGATGCCATCGTCAGCTCCTTCCAACTCACAAATTTTCCGGATGAATTCGTCTGTGTTGGGATTGCTGTAGCGGCTGTAGACATTTCCTTCCGTTTCATTGGCAAACAGCTCCCTTCCGTGCTCGGCAGAGTCAAATACAAAGCTGGATGTCAGATAAACCGGTGAGGAGTGCTCCCTGTTCTGAGAGCGCTCTGTCTGTGTCCGGATTGCGTTGGTTTCAAATTTTCTGCCCATATCGCCTTCTGTGTTCTTTCTGAAAAGATAATGCCTTCTTGCGGGTCACTGTTCAATGGTGAAATCCCAGGTGACTTTCGCTGTTTTTTCAACGATTTTTGTGACCGAACAGTAGGTTTCCATGGACAGGCGGATCGCACGCTCCACCTTTTTTTGATCCAGTTCGCCTTTAAGGTAATAATGCACATGGATGTCTGTGAACAGGGCCGGAGTCTTGTCCTTTTCCCGTTCGGCATTCACTTTTATCCGGAAATCACTGACGGTCTGGCGCTGCTTTTTCAGGATATCCAGGACATCCATGGAGCTGCAGCCTGCCAGGCTCATCAGAAGCACTTCCATGGGTCTGGCCCCTTTGTTCGACCCGCCGATCTTCGGTGCGCCATCCATTTCGATGCGGTTGCCGGTTTCATTTTCTGCTTCCAGGTGAAACGCATTGTCTATACGCCTGATATTTATTTCCATATATACAGCCTTTTGTTGTAGTAAAGAGTTCGGTTGAAGATAACGATATCCCTGCTTCAATGGGAATCGGATGCAGAATTGCTATTGCCTGTAATAATAATAATCTTTACACCGTTCTGAACTCCTTTTTAAATAACAATGAAGGCGATTTGAGGTCATTTGCAGCCGATTCCTGTCGTTTTTATATCCGGCATTGTGATATGCCGAATTAAAAACAAAAAATTCAATGAATCCTGTTGATTTAACAGTTTTTGTTCTTTACTTCCTTGTAGTTCTTGGCATTGGCGTCTTTTTCTACTTTCGCAACAAAGGGGCCGACGAGTACTATATCGGCGGACGAAAAATGGGCTACTCGCATGTGGGCCTGTCCGTTGTAGCCACGGATGTCGGCGGCGGCTTTTCCATCGGACTGGGCGGACTCGGGTTCGTCATGGGCATTTCGGGCTCGTGGATGCTGTTCACCGGTTTGCTTGGAGCCTGGCTTGCTGCCGTGCTGCTGATCCCGAAGGTAAAAAACCTGTCGACAGAAAAAGGGTTTTACACCATGCCCGAAGTGTTCAACCACTTTTTCAATGCCAGGGTGGCTTTGCTGGCCGGAATCATATCGGCAATCGGATACGTCGGTTTCAGCAGCTCGCAAATGCTGGCCGGGGCAAGACTTGCTTCGGCATCATTTGATGGTGTCAGCCTTGAAGCGGCACTTTACATCATGGCCTTCATCATCATCGTCTACACGGTGATGGGAGGGATCAAGGCGGTCATCTACACCGACACATTTCAGTGGATACTGCTTCTGGGCGGTCTGATTTTCATCGGACTACCCATCGGTTACATCTCAATCGGCGGCATCGATGCCATCCGTGAAACCGTGGATCCGGAAATGCTCACGCTGACCAACATCAGCTGGCAGCAGTTTGTCAACTGGGGGGTTACTATCCTGCCGATATGGTTCGTCGGGATGACGCTCTACCAGAGGATTTACGCAACCCGAACGGAGAAAGAAGCCCAAAAAGCCTGGTATCTGGCCGGCCTGCTGGAATGGCCGGTGATGGCATTCATGGGTGTGCTGCTCGGCCTGTTTGCCAAGGTGGCTGCAGATCAGGGCATGTTTGCCTACATGGGATATGAAATGGCCTCTGAAATGCACCAGGAAGAAGGATTGCCGATGCTGCTTCGTACCGTTCTGCCTGTGGGTCTGATGGGGCTGATGATGTCTGCCTATTTTTCTGCCATCATGTCGACGGCCGACAGTTGTCTGGTGGCGGCGTCAGGAAATGTCACCACCGACATCATCGAAAAAGTCTTTGGCATTGATACCTCCAGGATATCCATGATCCGCCTGTCGCAGCTGGTGACACTCGCGCTGGGACTGCTGGCTTTCATGCTGGCCGCGGTTTTTGACACCGTCCTTCAGATTATGCTGTACTCTTACGCATTCATGGTTTCGGCACTGCTGGTGCCCATTATCGGCGGTATCTACTGGAAGCGCAGCAGCAATGCCGCCGCCTTGTGGGCCATGATTGTCGGCGGGGTTCTCACGCTCGGGCTGACCATCTTTTCCGACAAGGATCTGCCCTTCGAGGTGCCGGTGCAGTTCACCATCCCGTTCGGGCTGGATCCGATTATTTTCGGATTGTCAGCCTCACTCATTGTATTTGTAGGGTTTTCCTACTTGCTACCTGATAAAAATTAATTATATATATTTAAGTATGACACCAACATTTTCCATTGAAACCATTACCCCGGAAAATTACCGGCACGCTTCGTTCTCTCCGGATGATATTGCAGATTTTCTGTTCAATCATCTGGATCAGTTCGGTGATCCGCGTGACCAGATCATGAAATGCCTCGAATATGCACTCGGCATTCAGGAAAGCAGGCGGGGCTTCATACTCGCTGCTCACGAGGACGGCAACATACTGGGGACGGTAGTCGTTTGTGAAACCGGCATGGCCGGATTTGTTCCGGAAAATCTGCTGGTCTACATCGCTGTGGACGAAAATACACGCGGCCGCGGCATCGGAAGGCATCTGATGGACAAGGCAATAGAAACTGCGGACGGCGATGTTGCACTTCATGTCGAGCCCGATAATCCGGCGCGCCGGCTCTATGAACGCATCGGTTTTACCAGCAAATATCTTGAAATGAGGTTTAATAAGTAGTTATGGCCTATCTTAAACTTTACCGCGACAAACTCAAACACAACTTCGAACATCTCAACAAGGTCTTCAAAGAACAGAATATTGAGTGGGGTGTTGTCACCAAGCTTTTTTGCGGAAATGAAGACTATATCCGCGAAGTGATCAACCTTGGTGTCCGCGAAGTCCATGACTCCCGTGTCAGTAATCTGAAGGTCGTCAAAAACATCGACCCGGATGTCCAGACGGTCTACATCAAACCGCCCCCAAAGAAGTATATCCGCGAAATTGTAACGTATGCGGATGTCAGCTTCAACACGGAGCTGGAGACCATCCGCCTGCTTTCGAAGGAGGCGGAAAAACAGGATCGCAAGCACATGATCATTATCATGATCGAAATGGGCGATCTGCGTGAAGGTGTGATGCGGGATGAACTGATCGATTTTTACGGTGAGATTTTCAAACTGCCAAATATCGAAGTCATTGGTCTTGGCACCAACCTGAACTGCCTGCACGGCGTCATGCCAAGCTCCGACAAGCTGATTCAGCTGGCACTGTACAAGCAGATCATTGAACTCAAATTCAACCGCACCATCCGGTGGGTATCCGGCGGCACGACGGTGGTGCTGCCACTGGTGCTCAGGGGCGATCTGCCCGAAAGCGTCAACCACTTCCGGATCGGCGAGGCTCTGTACTTCGGTATTGACCTGTTCAGCAATGAAACTATTGAAGGGATGGAGCCTTCGGTTCTGGAACTCTACACCCAGGTGATTGAAATACACGAGAAGCCACTGGTGCCCAGCGGGGAACTTGCCGCAAATCCGCAGGGTGAAACCATGGAAATTGACGAGGATCTTTACGGAAAAACCGCATTCCGTGCTATTCTGGATATCGGCTACCTCGACATCCAGCCCGATTTCCTCATTCCCAAGTCCAAGGACATCGAAATTGTGGATGCCAGTTCCGATATGCTCGTTGTGAATGTAGGTGAAAATGAGAGCGACCTGAAAGTGGGCGACATCGTCAGTTTTCAGCTGAAATATGTCGGCGCGCTGGGACTAATGAACTCCAACTACATTGACAAGGTTATTGAATAAAACACCCCGGTCCGCCGGAATACGCACAAAATGAGCTAATGAGTGATTCAGCACACAAAAAGTCCGGTTTTCACCCGGTTATCGATGTCGGGGATCAATGGAATGTGCTGGATCTGACGGGCGGATACAACCCGGATGTCATCTCTCTCAACCCGCCGTCGATCGGCCGCTACAACGAAAAACGGTCCGGAATGTACACCACGGAATTGTTCGGCGGTGTGCGGCACATA
Proteins encoded:
- a CDS encoding trans-sulfuration enzyme family protein, whose protein sequence is MGRKFETNAIRTQTERSQNREHSSPVYLTSSFVFDSAEHGRELFANETEGNVYSRYSNPNTDEFIRKICELEGADDGIATASGMAAVFSSLVGLLDSGDHILVGRSVFGSTHQILTELLPRWNITHTYVDITDPGSWEPALRPETRMFFLETPSNPGLDILDLQKATDLSKKHELILNVDNCFATPYLQQPGQYGADLIIHSATKFIDGQGRTLGGIIVGREDLIEKLRFFARHAGPAMSPFNAWVLSKSLETLAVRMDRHCSNALHLAGFLEKHENVSWVRYPFLPSHPQFKLAKKQMAQGGGVLVFHPEGGYSGARLFIDKLRMLSLSSNLGDTRTIVTHPASTTHSKLTEEERLAVGITPGLVRISVGLEHIDDIIDDVAQALDQL
- a CDS encoding OsmC family protein, encoding MEINIRRIDNAFHLEAENETGNRIEMDGAPKIGGSNKGARPMEVLLMSLAGCSSMDVLDILKKQRQTVSDFRIKVNAEREKDKTPALFTDIHVHYYLKGELDQKKVERAIRLSMETYCSVTKIVEKTAKVTWDFTIEQ
- a CDS encoding sodium:solute symporter family protein produces the protein MNPVDLTVFVLYFLVVLGIGVFFYFRNKGADEYYIGGRKMGYSHVGLSVVATDVGGGFSIGLGGLGFVMGISGSWMLFTGLLGAWLAAVLLIPKVKNLSTEKGFYTMPEVFNHFFNARVALLAGIISAIGYVGFSSSQMLAGARLASASFDGVSLEAALYIMAFIIIVYTVMGGIKAVIYTDTFQWILLLGGLIFIGLPIGYISIGGIDAIRETVDPEMLTLTNISWQQFVNWGVTILPIWFVGMTLYQRIYATRTEKEAQKAWYLAGLLEWPVMAFMGVLLGLFAKVAADQGMFAYMGYEMASEMHQEEGLPMLLRTVLPVGLMGLMMSAYFSAIMSTADSCLVAASGNVTTDIIEKVFGIDTSRISMIRLSQLVTLALGLLAFMLAAVFDTVLQIMLYSYAFMVSALLVPIIGGIYWKRSSNAAALWAMIVGGVLTLGLTIFSDKDLPFEVPVQFTIPFGLDPIIFGLSASLIVFVGFSYLLPDKN
- a CDS encoding GNAT family N-acetyltransferase codes for the protein MTPTFSIETITPENYRHASFSPDDIADFLFNHLDQFGDPRDQIMKCLEYALGIQESRRGFILAAHEDGNILGTVVVCETGMAGFVPENLLVYIAVDENTRGRGIGRHLMDKAIETADGDVALHVEPDNPARRLYERIGFTSKYLEMRFNK
- a CDS encoding alanine racemase; this translates as MAYLKLYRDKLKHNFEHLNKVFKEQNIEWGVVTKLFCGNEDYIREVINLGVREVHDSRVSNLKVVKNIDPDVQTVYIKPPPKKYIREIVTYADVSFNTELETIRLLSKEAEKQDRKHMIIIMIEMGDLREGVMRDELIDFYGEIFKLPNIEVIGLGTNLNCLHGVMPSSDKLIQLALYKQIIELKFNRTIRWVSGGTTVVLPLVLRGDLPESVNHFRIGEALYFGIDLFSNETIEGMEPSVLELYTQVIEIHEKPLVPSGELAANPQGETMEIDEDLYGKTAFRAILDIGYLDIQPDFLIPKSKDIEIVDASSDMLVVNVGENESDLKVGDIVSFQLKYVGALGLMNSNYIDKVIE